A portion of the Tepidisphaeraceae bacterium genome contains these proteins:
- a CDS encoding endo-1,4-beta-xylanase: MMYRTLLAGTTLILGVATTATGQSATLPLPGTLRAAVGDRMLIGTAIMAQDLQDPRHADLITREFNCLTGGNEFKPDALQKMKGTFTFEKADQLVAFAKRHDMKVVGHTLLWHNQSPAWLFQNADGEPLPREAALANLKDHVAAVIQHFGNDVVGWDVLNEGITDGDDGYLRDTPARKAIGDDYVVQAFKIAHEANPNVELYYNDYNIENPGKRERALKLIRELKAAGVRLDAVGIQGHWLINFPDAQVLDDAITEFAAEGVEVMITEMDIDVLPRRSTGADITLREAGADPYKEGLPADVQQKLAERYKAFFDVIVKHAADGVVTRVSLWGTTDDHTWLNNFPVRGRTNHPLLFDRNFAPKPAHAAVLESLKSLGGASAQN; the protein is encoded by the coding sequence ATGATGTACCGCACGTTGCTCGCTGGCACCACGCTCATACTTGGCGTCGCCACGACCGCGACGGGACAGTCCGCCACCCTGCCGTTGCCGGGCACGCTGCGGGCGGCCGTCGGTGACCGCATGCTCATCGGCACCGCAATCATGGCCCAGGATCTGCAGGACCCACGGCACGCCGACCTGATCACCAGGGAGTTCAACTGCCTGACCGGGGGAAACGAATTCAAGCCGGACGCTCTGCAAAAGATGAAAGGCACGTTCACCTTCGAGAAGGCCGATCAACTTGTTGCGTTCGCAAAGCGGCACGACATGAAGGTCGTCGGTCACACACTGCTGTGGCACAACCAATCGCCCGCGTGGCTGTTCCAAAATGCTGACGGAGAGCCCCTTCCCCGCGAGGCGGCGTTGGCGAATTTGAAGGACCACGTCGCCGCCGTAATTCAACACTTCGGCAACGACGTGGTCGGATGGGACGTGCTGAACGAGGGCATCACCGACGGCGACGACGGTTACCTGCGCGACACGCCGGCCCGAAAGGCGATTGGCGACGACTACGTGGTGCAGGCGTTCAAGATTGCCCACGAGGCGAATCCGAACGTCGAGCTGTACTACAACGATTACAACATTGAGAACCCGGGCAAGCGTGAACGCGCCCTGAAGCTGATCCGCGAGTTGAAGGCCGCGGGCGTGCGACTGGATGCGGTCGGCATCCAGGGCCACTGGCTGATCAACTTCCCCGACGCGCAGGTGCTCGACGACGCCATCACCGAGTTCGCCGCAGAAGGTGTGGAAGTAATGATCACGGAGATGGACATCGACGTCCTGCCCCGCCGGTCGACCGGTGCCGACATCACGCTTCGCGAGGCCGGGGCCGACCCGTACAAGGAGGGACTGCCCGCGGACGTGCAGCAGAAGTTGGCCGAGCGGTACAAGGCCTTCTTCGACGTGATCGTTAAGCATGCCGCCGACGGCGTCGTGACCCGTGTGTCGCTCTGGGGCACCACTGACGATCACACCTGGCTCAACAATTTTCCTGTACGCGGGCGGACAAACCACCCCCTGCTCTTCGACCGCAACTTCGCCCCCAAACCCGCCCATGCCGCGGTGTTGGAGTCGCTGAAATCGCTGGGCGGCGCGAGCGCGCAGAATTAG